The following coding sequences are from one Candidatus Babeliales bacterium window:
- a CDS encoding DUF87 domain-containing protein has protein sequence MKKTLGHIISGSLTEGLIIRISPETPLEDIKTGKFVSITGNNHTFFSLITDLTLEVTHPDILLFPPTKEEKLLTELLKQRDIYATATLKPMLILTKNNLPAPVKTIPSHFALVHEADKKDVALIFGDEADISKKYFSIGCPLDMDTPVCIDLEKLTERSNGIFGKTGTGKTFLTRLVLAGLIKNDKAINLIFDMHSEYGLQARKESEYQSFVKGLKTLFPDRVAIFSLDPDSTRRRGGSPDVEILLSYNAIQVEDILSLQDELNLHSTAIEAAYLIVAKYKQEWLYVLLNQGENLKEFAQSIGAHPESIAALYRKLKRIERLPFFQPLHKGVHKPVIDQMMEFIDKGINIVVEFGNYTSTFVYLLIANIISRRIHFEYVGKTEKFLGSQRKEDEPKKLLITIEEAHKFLNPQAARQTIFGVIAREMRKYYVSLLVVDQRPSGIDPEIISQIGTKIVAQLNDEKDIQAVLTGVNGASALRSILASLDTKKQALLLGHAIAMPVVVQTREYDEKFYRAMGDIITAQHIDQFVNELF, from the coding sequence GTGAAAAAAACTCTGGGGCATATTATCTCAGGATCACTCACAGAAGGTTTAATTATCCGTATATCTCCTGAAACACCTCTTGAAGATATCAAAACAGGAAAATTCGTTTCAATAACTGGTAATAATCATACATTCTTTTCACTTATCACAGACCTTACACTTGAAGTTACTCATCCAGATATTTTGCTCTTTCCTCCTACTAAGGAGGAAAAATTATTAACAGAGTTACTAAAGCAACGAGATATTTATGCAACAGCAACACTAAAACCGATGCTCATACTCACTAAAAATAATTTACCCGCACCTGTCAAAACTATTCCTTCACATTTTGCACTAGTACACGAAGCTGATAAAAAGGATGTTGCACTTATTTTTGGTGATGAAGCAGATATAAGCAAAAAATATTTCAGCATTGGTTGTCCCTTGGACATGGATACGCCAGTATGTATTGATCTTGAAAAATTAACTGAACGCAGTAATGGTATTTTTGGAAAAACAGGAACGGGTAAAACGTTTTTAACACGATTAGTTTTAGCAGGTCTTATTAAAAATGATAAAGCAATTAATTTGATTTTTGATATGCATAGTGAATATGGTTTGCAGGCACGTAAAGAATCAGAATATCAATCATTTGTAAAAGGACTTAAAACATTATTCCCTGATCGTGTTGCTATTTTTTCATTAGATCCTGATTCAACTCGTAGACGTGGTGGAAGCCCTGATGTTGAAATTTTATTATCATATAATGCAATACAGGTTGAAGATATACTTTCACTGCAAGATGAACTTAATCTTCATTCAACAGCAATTGAAGCTGCATACTTAATCGTTGCCAAATACAAACAAGAATGGCTGTATGTTTTACTTAATCAGGGAGAAAATTTAAAAGAATTTGCACAATCAATTGGTGCTCATCCCGAATCAATAGCTGCATTATATAGAAAATTAAAACGCATTGAACGTTTACCATTTTTTCAACCATTACACAAAGGTGTACATAAACCCGTTATTGATCAAATGATGGAATTTATTGATAAAGGAATAAATATTGTTGTGGAGTTTGGTAACTATACATCAACATTTGTTTACCTTTTGATAGCTAATATTATTTCTCGGCGTATACATTTTGAATATGTAGGAAAAACTGAAAAATTTTTAGGATCACAACGCAAAGAAGATGAGCCAAAAAAATTACTTATCACCATTGAAGAAGCACATAAATTTTTAAATCCACAAGCAGCACGACAAACAATTTTTGGTGTTATTGCACGTGAAATGCGTAAATATTATGTTTCATTACTTGTTGTAGATCAACGTCCATCGGGAATTGATCCAGAAATTATATCTCAAATCGGCACCAAAATTGTCGCACAATTAAATGATGAAAAAGACATTCAAGCAGTATTAACCGGTGTAAATGGTGCTTCTGCATTACGATCCATTCTTGCTTCTCTTGATACAAAAAAACAAGCTCTCCTTCTTGGTCATGCTATTGCAATGCCTGTTGTTGTTCAAACACGTGAATATGATGAAAAATTTTATCGTGCTATGGGTGATATCATTACTGCGCAACATATTGATCAGTTTGTTAATGAGTTATTTTAG
- a CDS encoding WD40 repeat domain-containing protein: MLKNNQLLQLMMFIGAFSTNIFSMMQLTSSQRAAIKRMQKSDVSLQSKQNIQKDFASYMRLFKQKSPTQEILKQHENQLFLYDVNNPKKGLWVDKKLAVENSELISEVVGMYKDQQSNEIPIDCSIDKIQQFFSFCKTKEPKEFTLKELVVLANTADYLEAIDIQKIALANIKINSDTINSEEIKELNFDLQISLMRAPTTHCLKDLIIKSNQKDRIKVLCSVDASVHSAIFSSDGNKIAAIPFFPEGILFKPNLLICTKNEEVFEIAGYHVGNYLKCFYSVDFSSDENKVVLAGDPDSNGYNVYEYDLVTKIQKPLFSINDIFMVKFLSKSDDIYVVVASDSNVCSLCIINFITGDTVMDLSNDNIDSYSLDCSADGKIIVVGYEGKEHNLALYDMSKVDLKNPQQSDLKKHILAGTSGTITLNTVSSVAISPDKSKIVSGSKDGKLVLWDISDFNKIMSKELADRTLAINSVKFSHDSKSILVGLEGSEKNNLELWYIDDFDKIICTVLPSIENNIVSVDFNFDDSQILVGGRMSSSLYSSFPTLILRTLWTDKEADALKELKDYSADELQFIYALCLNKFKDWKAKLNEDNSVFQGLSRDMQNVLRDLAKKNS, translated from the coding sequence ATGTTAAAAAATAATCAATTATTGCAGTTGATGATGTTCATTGGTGCTTTTTCAACAAATATATTTAGTATGATGCAGTTGACCTCCAGTCAGCGCGCAGCTATAAAAAGAATGCAAAAATCGGATGTGAGCTTACAATCAAAACAGAACATTCAAAAAGATTTTGCTTCATATATGCGTTTGTTCAAGCAGAAATCACCTACACAGGAAATTTTAAAACAACATGAAAATCAATTGTTCTTATATGATGTGAATAATCCAAAAAAGGGTTTGTGGGTTGATAAAAAATTAGCTGTAGAAAATAGTGAGTTAATTAGTGAAGTAGTTGGTATGTATAAGGATCAACAGTCAAATGAAATTCCTATCGATTGCTCAATTGATAAAATTCAGCAATTTTTTAGTTTTTGTAAAACAAAAGAACCAAAAGAATTTACTTTAAAAGAATTGGTTGTTTTGGCTAACACTGCTGATTATTTAGAGGCAATTGATATTCAAAAAATTGCTTTAGCTAATATCAAAATAAATAGTGATACGATCAACAGTGAAGAAATAAAAGAATTGAATTTTGATTTGCAAATATCACTAATGAGAGCTCCAACTACTCATTGCTTGAAAGATTTGATAATCAAAAGCAATCAAAAAGATAGAATAAAAGTTTTGTGTTCTGTTGATGCATCAGTTCATTCAGCTATATTTAGTTCTGACGGCAATAAAATTGCCGCTATTCCTTTTTTTCCTGAAGGAATTTTATTTAAACCAAATTTACTAATTTGTACTAAAAATGAAGAAGTTTTTGAAATAGCTGGCTATCATGTAGGTAATTATCTCAAATGTTTTTATTCAGTAGACTTTAGTTCTGATGAAAATAAAGTTGTTTTAGCAGGAGATCCAGATAGTAACGGTTATAATGTATATGAGTATGATCTTGTGACTAAAATACAAAAACCGTTGTTTTCTATAAATGATATTTTTATGGTAAAATTTTTGTCAAAGTCAGATGATATTTACGTTGTTGTGGCAAGTGATTCGAATGTATGTTCCCTTTGTATAATTAATTTTATAACGGGAGATACTGTAATGGATCTTAGTAATGATAACATAGATAGTTATTCATTAGATTGTAGTGCGGATGGTAAAATAATTGTTGTAGGATATGAGGGAAAAGAGCACAATCTTGCGCTGTATGATATGAGTAAGGTTGACTTGAAGAATCCGCAACAATCGGATTTAAAGAAACATATACTTGCTGGTACGTCTGGTACTATTACGCTGAATACCGTTTCATCTGTGGCAATTAGTCCCGATAAAAGTAAAATTGTTTCAGGAAGTAAAGATGGTAAGCTTGTATTGTGGGACATAAGTGATTTCAATAAGATAATGAGTAAAGAACTCGCTGATCGTACATTAGCTATTAATTCAGTAAAATTTAGCCATGATAGTAAAAGTATACTTGTTGGGCTTGAGGGTAGTGAAAAAAATAATCTTGAGCTATGGTATATTGATGATTTTGATAAAATAATTTGTACAGTATTGCCCAGTATTGAAAATAATATTGTGTCCGTTGATTTTAATTTTGATGACAGTCAAATTCTTGTTGGAGGAAGAATGTCAAGCAGCTTGTATTCTTCTTTCCCTACTTTAATTTTACGCACTCTTTGGACAGATAAAGAGGCAGATGCTTTAAAAGAGTTAAAAGATTATTCTGCTGATGAGTTACAATTTATTTATGCATTATGTTTAAATAAATTTAAAGATTGGAAAGCAAAATTAAATGAAGATAATTCTGTATTTCAAGGCTTATCGCGAGATATGCAGAATGTATTACGTGATCTTGCTAAAAAAAATAGTTGA
- the atpD gene encoding F0F1 ATP synthase subunit beta produces MNQYENTEKNVSVKNTKNGYVLGITGTVVDVQFPYDLTPHILHELHIIFPQDNGEPYKKASIEVAQQLGDGAVRCIAIENIFNITRGLEVIDTGAPITVPVGKQVLGRVFNVLGDPIDGKEPVEGEDRWPIFKSAPSFVDLKVKNEIQETGIKVIDVMCPYIKGSKIGLFGGAGVGKTVLVQELIRNIATEHGGVSVFTGIGERTREGNELFLEMQRTGVLDKTALIFGQMGEMPGARLRVGLTGLTMAEYFRDIEKKDVLLFIDNIFRFVQAGSEVSALLGRMPSAVGYQPTLASEMGAFQERITSTIDGSITSIQAVYVPADDITDPAPATTFMHLDASTVLSRKLVELGIYPAIDPLISNSKGLQAHIIGQSHYQVARTIQNILQRYKELQDVIAILGMEELAEEDKTVVKRAKRIQKFLTQPLFTAEFATGMPGRYVSREKAIEDFKSILTGEYDHLPEEAFYMVGTLEEVIQKSALLLQK; encoded by the coding sequence ATGAATCAATATGAAAATACAGAAAAAAATGTCAGTGTAAAAAACACAAAAAATGGGTACGTTCTTGGTATAACAGGTACCGTTGTTGATGTACAATTTCCCTATGATTTAACTCCCCACATTCTGCATGAATTGCATATTATCTTTCCGCAAGACAACGGGGAACCGTATAAAAAGGCAAGTATTGAAGTTGCTCAACAACTGGGCGATGGAGCGGTGCGATGTATCGCAATAGAAAATATATTTAACATTACACGCGGCCTAGAAGTTATTGACACCGGAGCACCTATTACCGTTCCTGTCGGCAAACAAGTATTAGGACGAGTTTTTAATGTCTTAGGCGATCCAATAGATGGAAAAGAACCAGTGGAAGGTGAAGACCGATGGCCAATTTTTAAATCTGCACCATCATTTGTTGATCTTAAAGTAAAAAACGAAATTCAAGAAACTGGCATTAAGGTCATTGATGTTATGTGTCCTTACATTAAAGGTTCAAAAATTGGGCTTTTTGGTGGCGCAGGTGTTGGAAAAACAGTTTTAGTACAAGAATTAATCAGAAACATTGCAACTGAACATGGCGGCGTATCAGTGTTTACTGGTATCGGTGAACGTACACGTGAAGGCAATGAGTTATTTTTAGAAATGCAACGAACCGGTGTTCTTGATAAAACAGCATTAATTTTTGGTCAAATGGGCGAAATGCCTGGTGCACGATTACGTGTTGGGCTTACTGGCCTTACAATGGCAGAATATTTCAGAGATATAGAAAAAAAAGATGTTTTATTGTTTATTGATAATATCTTTAGATTTGTTCAAGCAGGTTCAGAGGTTTCCGCACTTCTTGGTAGAATGCCTTCAGCTGTTGGTTATCAGCCAACGCTGGCATCTGAAATGGGTGCCTTTCAAGAACGAATTACAAGCACTATTGACGGCTCAATTACATCGATCCAAGCAGTATATGTTCCTGCTGATGATATTACTGACCCTGCGCCTGCAACAACATTTATGCATCTCGATGCAAGTACCGTTCTTTCTCGTAAATTAGTAGAACTTGGTATTTATCCCGCTATTGACCCACTCATATCAAATTCAAAGGGATTACAAGCGCATATTATTGGTCAATCACATTATCAAGTGGCTCGTACCATTCAAAATATATTGCAGCGCTATAAAGAGTTACAAGATGTGATTGCTATTTTAGGCATGGAAGAATTAGCAGAAGAAGACAAAACTGTTGTTAAGCGTGCAAAACGAATACAAAAATTTTTAACACAGCCACTTTTCACTGCAGAATTTGCTACCGGTATGCCAGGCCGTTATGTATCACGCGAAAAAGCAATTGAAGATTTTAAAAGTATTCTTACTGGTGAATATGATCATTTACCCGAGGAAGCTTTTTATATGGTAGGCACCTTGGAAGAGGTGATTCAAAAATCTGCATTGTTATTACAAAAGTAA
- a CDS encoding MoxR family ATPase, producing MINNSIPNQINIEQIKLESNRFNDLPTEISKIIVGQNNTINLIVNAILCKGHILLEGVPGVAKTTMIKAVASALGLSFNRIQFTPDLLPSDLIGTLIFNPKIQDFETKKGPIFANLILADEINRAPAKVQAALLEAMQEQQVTIGSHTYKLDVPFLVFATQNPIEQEGTYRLPEAQLDRFLFKIHVDYPTIFEEREILHRSLYTHTANQVLSKNDILESQKLVQSIYVDEKIINYIVAIVFATRKPAEYKLQDIATYINYGVSPRATLALYNAAKTHAFLAKRHYVTPDDVKAICLPALRHRLHLTYEAEADNVTADTIIRKIINTIPTP from the coding sequence ATGATAAATAACTCAATTCCAAATCAAATAAATATTGAACAAATCAAACTAGAAAGCAATAGATTTAATGACCTACCAACAGAAATTAGTAAGATTATTGTTGGTCAAAATAATACAATTAATTTAATTGTAAATGCAATTTTATGTAAAGGGCATATTCTTTTAGAAGGTGTTCCGGGAGTCGCAAAAACGACAATGATAAAAGCTGTTGCATCTGCATTAGGATTATCATTTAACAGAATTCAATTTACGCCAGACTTATTACCATCAGATTTAATCGGCACCTTAATTTTCAATCCTAAAATTCAAGATTTCGAAACTAAAAAAGGACCTATATTTGCAAATTTAATTCTTGCTGATGAAATCAATCGTGCTCCTGCCAAAGTCCAAGCTGCATTACTCGAAGCTATGCAAGAACAACAAGTTACTATTGGATCACATACGTATAAACTTGATGTACCCTTTTTAGTCTTTGCAACACAAAACCCTATTGAACAAGAAGGTACCTACCGTTTACCTGAAGCGCAGTTGGATCGTTTCTTATTTAAAATTCATGTTGATTATCCAACTATTTTTGAGGAACGAGAAATTTTACATCGCTCACTATATACTCATACAGCCAATCAGGTACTCAGCAAAAATGATATTTTGGAATCACAAAAACTTGTACAATCCATTTATGTTGATGAAAAAATAATAAACTACATTGTTGCCATCGTTTTTGCAACACGAAAACCTGCTGAGTATAAGCTGCAAGATATCGCTACATATATTAATTATGGGGTATCACCGCGTGCGACTCTTGCTCTTTATAACGCGGCTAAAACGCATGCTTTTTTAGCAAAACGTCATTATGTAACTCCCGACGATGTTAAAGCTATATGTCTTCCTGCATTACGACATCGATTACATTTAACCTATGAAGCCGAAGCAGACAATGTAACGGCTGATACTATTATCAGAAAAATAATAAATACTATTCCCACACCATAA
- the dcd gene encoding dCTP deaminase: protein MILSGNEIRRRLGKELFIDPFSQSQLGPNSYNLRLHNELLIYNEPYLDMKKDHQISTIIMPEDGFLLEAGKLYLGRTIEYTRTDTLVPMIEGRSSIGRLGLFIHVTAGFGDVGFKGYWTLEIFCVTPVKIYPGVEICQIFYHTIEGDYATYSSNKYQNNRGIQPSMLFKEFQK from the coding sequence ATGATTCTTTCAGGAAATGAAATTAGACGTCGATTGGGTAAGGAGTTATTTATAGATCCATTTAGTCAGTCACAGTTGGGTCCTAATAGTTATAATTTACGTTTGCATAATGAACTTTTGATTTATAATGAACCATATCTTGATATGAAAAAAGATCATCAAATTAGTACAATTATTATGCCTGAAGATGGGTTTTTACTTGAAGCAGGAAAACTCTATTTAGGTCGTACAATTGAATATACACGAACAGATACATTAGTGCCTATGATTGAAGGTCGTTCATCAATTGGTCGATTGGGGCTATTTATTCATGTAACAGCTGGTTTTGGTGATGTTGGATTTAAAGGATATTGGACGCTTGAAATATTTTGTGTAACACCGGTAAAAATTTATCCAGGTGTTGAGATATGCCAAATCTTTTATCATACCATTGAGGGCGATTATGCAACGTATTCCAGCAATAAATATCAAAATAATCGTGGTATTCAGCCAAGTATGCTGTTCAAAGAATTTCAAAAATAG
- a CDS encoding AAA family ATPase: protein MKKLPIGMQALSELLQNGYVYVDKTRHIYELITTGKYYFFARPRRFGKSLLISTLAEIFSGNKKLFIGLDISALSYGWKQYPVINISFSDIPCTTPEELEQGIQRYLYSIAQENTIELDKHLLPSQMLQVIVMALSKDNRVVLLVDEYDYPILRHIHDVAMADKMREILKSFYIIIKGLDSHLKFVLLTGVSKFSKTSIFSGLNNLEDISLSATYNDLVGYTKAEITTYFNEHLAHTKDKINISADKLLEKITVWYDGYRFTRNNDSEKLYNPFSVMLCLKNSEFSNYWFATGTPTFLVNLLQSKQYPIQDFDGIEATEGELSQFEVDNIFLKTLLFQTGYLTIQKYNPASRNYLLNFPNKETIDSLGELIFASMTSVSGSILNNVTVALLQAFDDINFEHIRTTLTQLFAAIPYTIQISEEKYYQTIFYLVLKMIGAHVIVEQPTNIGRIDAIIQTQDTCFIIEFKINSTAAKALQQIEDKKYYQPYESLRKKIILVGIVFDTVVKNITEIEYKVH from the coding sequence ATGAAAAAATTACCGATTGGTATGCAAGCATTATCTGAATTACTACAGAATGGCTATGTTTATGTGGATAAAACAAGACATATCTATGAGCTTATTACTACAGGAAAATATTATTTTTTTGCTCGGCCACGACGATTTGGTAAATCATTGCTTATTTCGACATTAGCAGAAATTTTTTCTGGCAATAAAAAATTATTTATTGGACTTGATATTAGTGCTCTGTCCTATGGTTGGAAGCAGTATCCTGTAATAAACATTTCTTTTTCTGATATACCATGCACAACACCAGAAGAGCTTGAACAAGGTATTCAGCGTTATTTGTATAGTATTGCGCAAGAAAATACTATTGAATTGGATAAACATCTACTTCCAAGTCAGATGCTTCAAGTGATAGTTATGGCATTGTCTAAAGACAATCGCGTAGTGTTGTTAGTTGATGAATATGATTATCCTATTTTACGGCATATTCACGATGTGGCCATGGCAGATAAAATGCGTGAAATATTAAAAAGTTTTTATATAATTATTAAAGGACTTGATTCACATCTTAAGTTTGTGCTTCTTACTGGGGTGAGTAAGTTTTCTAAAACATCAATTTTTTCAGGTCTTAATAATTTAGAAGATATTAGCCTAAGTGCCACATATAATGATTTGGTTGGGTATACAAAGGCTGAAATTACTACATATTTTAATGAACATCTAGCGCATACCAAAGATAAAATAAATATATCCGCTGACAAATTATTAGAAAAAATAACCGTTTGGTATGATGGATACCGATTTACGAGAAATAATGATTCGGAAAAATTATATAACCCATTTTCTGTTATGTTGTGTTTAAAAAATAGTGAATTTTCTAATTATTGGTTTGCAACGGGAACACCTACTTTTTTAGTTAATCTATTACAATCAAAACAGTATCCTATTCAGGATTTTGACGGAATAGAAGCTACGGAAGGAGAGTTGAGTCAATTTGAAGTTGATAATATTTTTCTTAAAACGCTTCTTTTTCAAACGGGATATCTTACCATTCAGAAATATAACCCAGCAAGCCGTAACTATCTTCTTAATTTTCCGAACAAAGAAACTATAGATTCATTGGGAGAATTAATTTTTGCTTCGATGACATCGGTTTCAGGCTCAATTCTTAATAATGTTACCGTAGCATTATTGCAAGCTTTTGATGATATTAATTTTGAGCACATACGTACAACGTTAACACAACTTTTCGCTGCCATTCCTTATACCATCCAAATTAGTGAAGAGAAATATTATCAAACTATTTTTTATCTTGTTTTAAAGATGATTGGTGCACATGTTATTGTTGAACAACCAACTAATATTGGTAGAATTGATGCTATCATCCAGACACAAGATACTTGTTTTATCATAGAATTTAAGATTAATTCAACTGCTGCAAAAGCATTACAACAAATAGAAGACAAAAAATATTATCAACCATATGAATCATTAAGGAAAAAAATAATATTGGTTGGAATTGTTTTTGATACTGTAGTAAAAAATATCACGGAGATTGAATATAAAGTGCATTGA
- a CDS encoding AAA family ATPase, which translates to MITKGRRFFLSRPRRFGKSLLVSTLKEILTNNKKLFDNLWISHSDYQWQKYGVITLDVFEKQPSLVFEKLINALSVQFSKIAILIDEYDSPKITH; encoded by the coding sequence ATGATCACAAAAGGGCGTCGCTTCTTTTTATCTCGTCCTCGTCGATTTGGTAAATCATTGCTTGTTTCTACACTTAAAGAAATTTTAACCAACAACAAAAAATTGTTTGATAATTTATGGATTAGCCATAGTGATTATCAATGGCAAAAATATGGGGTTATTACTTTAGATGTTTTTGAAAAACAACCTAGTCTCGTGTTTGAAAAGTTGATTAATGCTTTGTCTGTACAATTTAGCAAAATTGCCATATTAATTGATGAATATGATAGTCCTAAAATAACTCATTAA
- a CDS encoding AAA family ATPase — protein sequence MRKLPVDISTFSRIKALNYLYVDKTEYMYKILTSGHRFFLSRPRRFGKSLLVSTFKEILTANRVLFDDLWIGSSDYNWQEYGVISLDFSRLEIDNVETMENGLKYALMQIARVYNIIFTASDNQLGLVLENLVNALSEKYGHVAILIDEYDSPILKTLYDKDLAQVVRNKIQQFFTTIKSLDAQVQFVFITGVSSFAKAGLFSGINNLQVLTLNKQFSGICGYSDKEVDHYFNEYICAWSKEENIPYDTLRQQIKIWYNGYRFGDNVVAVYNPFSLMNALHVQEFKNFWFQSGTPTFLIEVLKKEYATFDPEKLKISEDSLGIFDVGVTPLLSLMFQAGYLTISSYNPNSRLYTLDYPNAEVRISLQKYLLEVFAYLDPVQAEQMSLELQEAFEDENIEDAVELIQRLFAHVPYQLHSKEEKFYHALLMMVCIGAGIKTQSEYSTSHGRIDLVLEFPKIIYIIEVKFNQSADIALAQIEERRYYERFLGQERQLMLIGLSFTREPHNFTVTYASKKIS from the coding sequence ATGCGTAAATTACCTGTTGATATAAGTACTTTTTCTCGTATTAAAGCACTAAATTATTTGTATGTTGATAAGACAGAATATATGTACAAAATATTAACGAGTGGTCATCGCTTTTTCCTATCTCGCCCCCGTCGATTTGGCAAATCATTGCTTGTTTCTACGTTTAAGGAAATTTTGACGGCAAATAGAGTTCTTTTCGATGATTTATGGATTGGTAGCAGTGACTATAATTGGCAAGAATATGGTGTTATTAGTTTAGATTTTTCGAGACTAGAAATAGATAATGTCGAAACAATGGAAAATGGACTTAAGTATGCACTGATGCAAATTGCACGTGTATATAATATTATTTTTACCGCGTCAGACAATCAATTAGGTCTAGTGTTAGAAAATCTTGTTAATGCTCTATCGGAAAAATATGGTCATGTTGCAATATTAATTGATGAATACGATAGTCCAATATTAAAAACATTATATGATAAAGATTTAGCGCAGGTTGTACGTAATAAAATTCAGCAATTTTTTACAACCATTAAAAGCTTAGATGCACAAGTACAATTTGTTTTTATAACAGGAGTAAGTTCATTTGCAAAAGCAGGACTGTTTTCTGGTATCAATAATTTACAAGTTTTAACTCTTAATAAACAATTTTCTGGAATATGTGGTTACAGTGATAAAGAGGTTGATCATTATTTTAATGAGTATATATGTGCATGGTCAAAAGAAGAGAATATTCCTTATGATACACTGCGCCAGCAGATAAAAATATGGTATAATGGGTATCGATTTGGAGACAATGTTGTTGCTGTATATAATCCATTTTCTTTGATGAATGCACTTCATGTACAAGAGTTTAAAAACTTTTGGTTTCAATCAGGTACGCCAACTTTTTTAATTGAAGTATTAAAAAAAGAATATGCTACATTTGATCCTGAAAAATTAAAAATATCAGAAGATTCATTGGGTATTTTTGATGTTGGCGTAACACCATTACTGTCATTGATGTTTCAAGCGGGGTACTTGACAATTTCTAGCTATAATCCAAATTCACGTCTTTATACTCTTGATTATCCTAATGCAGAAGTACGTATTTCATTACAAAAATATTTACTGGAAGTATTTGCATATCTTGATCCTGTGCAAGCAGAACAGATGTCATTAGAACTGCAAGAAGCATTTGAAGATGAAAATATAGAAGATGCAGTTGAATTAATACAAAGATTATTTGCACATGTGCCGTATCAATTGCACAGCAAAGAGGAAAAATTTTATCATGCACTATTAATGATGGTGTGCATCGGTGCAGGTATCAAAACGCAATCGGAATATTCAACAAGTCATGGACGTATTGACTTAGTTCTTGAATTTCCAAAAATTATATACATTATCGAAGTTAAATTTAACCAATCAGCAGACATTGCATTAGCCCAAATTGAAGAGCGGCGCTATTATGAGCGTTTTCTTGGGCAAGAAAGACAGCTTATGCTTATCGGTTTATCATTTACACGTGAACCACATAATTTTACTGTTACCTATGCATCTAAAAAAATCAGTTAA